A window of Sutcliffiella cohnii contains these coding sequences:
- a CDS encoding LLM class flavin-dependent oxidoreductase produces MEIGISTFVETTPDPHTGEVISHAQRIREVVEEIVLADEIGLDVFGVGEHHREDYAASAPAIILAAAAARTKRIRLTSAVTVLSSADPVRVFQDFATVDAISNGRAEIMAGRGSFIESFPLFGFDLKDYDELFEENLELLLKIQQSEKVTWRGGHRPAIDNLGVYPRPVQDPLPIWIGSGGNSQSVMRAGLLGLPLVLAIIGGSPRQFRPLVDLYKRAAEHAGHDVSKLPVASHSHGFIAETTDLAADKFFPSTQQAMNKLGKERGWGRYDRNAFDSARSLEGALYVGDPKTVAEKIIHLRKNVGVTRFMLHVPVGTMPHDDVMKAIELLGKEVAPIVREELAKWEEENK; encoded by the coding sequence ATGGAAATAGGAATAAGTACGTTTGTTGAAACAACACCTGATCCACATACTGGTGAAGTAATAAGCCATGCGCAACGAATTCGTGAAGTGGTAGAAGAAATAGTTTTAGCAGATGAAATTGGCTTAGATGTATTTGGCGTTGGGGAGCATCATCGAGAAGACTATGCTGCTTCTGCACCAGCAATAATATTAGCGGCAGCAGCTGCTCGAACAAAGCGGATTCGGTTAACAAGTGCTGTAACGGTTCTTTCCTCGGCGGATCCTGTGAGGGTATTCCAGGACTTTGCTACAGTTGATGCGATTTCAAATGGACGAGCAGAGATTATGGCAGGTAGGGGTTCGTTTATTGAATCGTTTCCGTTGTTCGGTTTTGACTTAAAAGATTATGATGAGCTATTTGAAGAAAACTTAGAACTATTATTAAAAATCCAACAGTCTGAGAAAGTTACGTGGAGAGGTGGACATCGACCAGCAATTGACAATTTAGGTGTCTATCCACGACCAGTACAAGATCCGTTACCAATTTGGATTGGAAGTGGTGGAAACTCACAATCGGTTATGCGTGCCGGATTATTGGGGTTACCACTTGTACTAGCGATTATCGGCGGAAGTCCTCGCCAATTTAGACCACTTGTTGATCTATATAAACGAGCGGCTGAACATGCTGGACACGATGTATCTAAACTCCCGGTTGCTTCTCACTCACACGGATTTATTGCAGAAACAACAGATTTGGCTGCGGATAAATTTTTCCCATCTACTCAGCAAGCAATGAATAAACTAGGGAAAGAACGTGGCTGGGGACGATATGATCGAAATGCATTTGATTCAGCACGTAGTTTAGAAGGTGCGTTATATGTTGGTGATCCAAAGACAGTTGCAGAAAAAATAATTCACCTCCGTAAAAACGTTGGAGTAACAAGATTTATGCTCCACGTACCGGTCGGCACAATGCCACATGATGATGTAATGAAAGCAATCGAACTGTTAGGAAAAGAAGTCGCGCCAATCGTACGTGAAGAATTAGCAAAATGGGAAGAAGAGAATAAATAA
- a CDS encoding alpha/beta fold hydrolase — protein MLYFQRKGIGEPLVLIHGFLGTHRIFDKIMEELSLNYDVIAVDLPGHGKSQPMEANIHNVYHYAEKIIQLLHLLGVERATWIGHSFGGYITYAAVDKYRSNVTKAVAVYSTPAEDDELSKVEHTKNIDVIKQIGIKAFADSRIPRYFSMDANEEDIHFAMVLGEQASEEGAIRALEAMRDRPDQTQMLDTVDIPLQIIKGTKDPWDGKFKLSNPSSYVTVVETDTSHMGMLDDPDQFLNVLQNWLKTT, from the coding sequence ATGTTATATTTTCAAAGAAAAGGAATAGGTGAACCACTCGTTCTTATTCACGGCTTTCTCGGCACACATCGTATATTTGATAAAATTATGGAAGAACTATCATTAAACTACGATGTAATTGCTGTAGACCTACCAGGCCACGGGAAGTCACAACCGATGGAAGCAAACATTCATAATGTTTATCATTACGCAGAAAAAATAATTCAACTTCTCCATTTACTTGGGGTGGAACGAGCTACTTGGATTGGTCACTCTTTTGGCGGATATATTACATACGCTGCAGTAGATAAATATCGCTCCAATGTTACGAAAGCAGTTGCTGTATATTCTACACCTGCAGAGGATGATGAGCTTTCTAAAGTGGAACACACAAAAAATATCGATGTTATTAAACAAATTGGAATAAAAGCATTTGCTGACAGTCGGATACCGAGGTATTTCTCAATGGATGCGAATGAAGAAGATATTCATTTTGCGATGGTTCTTGGAGAGCAAGCCTCGGAAGAAGGAGCAATAAGAGCACTTGAAGCGATGCGAGATCGTCCAGATCAAACGCAAATGCTCGATACAGTTGATATTCCTCTACAAATTATTAAAGGAACAAAAGATCCTTGGGATGGGAAATTTAAATTATCAAACCCATCTTCCTACGTAACAGTGGTAGAAACGGATACGTCTCACATGGGGATGCTAGATGACCCAGATCAATTTTTAAATGTATTACAAAATTGGCTAAAGACAACGTAA